From Prevotella sp. oral taxon 299 str. F0039:
CTTATCGCCAAAGCAATCGTAGAGATAAATGCCGTTGTCTCCGTCGTAAACGTCGCTAAATTTGCGCATTACATTAAAGTTACATTCGAACACTCCGCTCACATTTTCTTCAAATTCGATAATTTGATGACTCATTGTTCCAATGGGGGTGAGTTGATGTTTCATAGCAAAGTAGACATTACTTGTGCCCACCAGTTTGCCACTCCATGCGTGAAAGCCCTCCGAGTCGGTCGTTCCTTTCTCTTGATACACCTCTTTCAACACACGAACCACCATGTCGTGATGTGCAAACGACAAGCGTCTTCGGGTGCCCATATCGCTCAATACCAAGCCATTCGACAAAATTTCTATCGCCTTTTCTCGTGCTCTTTGCTCTTCTCTTTGGGCATCATAGCGTTCAATATCGCCCAAAAGGGTGTGCATCAATTCTGAAATAATGGTTAAGATGGGCATCTCCCACATAATGGTAGAATACCACTTGCCTCTAATAGAGATAGCAAGATGTCCTTCTTCGTCTTGACTTACACTCACTTCACTAGGGTTAAAGCGATAGCCTCGCAAGAAAGTAAAGAACCACTTAGGCAGATAATACATCTTTTCTTCCATAAAATGTATTTCTTCTTCGGTAATAACCACGTTGGGCATCAAGGCTATTTGCTCTTGAACCAGTTGGTCGAAACCTTTTGGATACACAGTTTTATTTCTGTCGAAGAAAGTATATTCTACTTCAGCACGAGGGTATTTTTGAAGTACATAATACTGACAACTGAAGGTATAGGCATCGTTGTCGGTGAAATGTTGAATGATTTGATTCATAATAAGTTTCTTAAGTGAGTGAAGAAAGCAATGCTTTTACACTGCAATGTTGATGCTTTTAGCGTGCAATATCAGTGACATTGGCACTCAATAGCATTGATATTAGAAACGCAAAAGTACTATTAAATTTTCAGAACGCTCTCGTTTTAACAGAAAAATACTATCTTTGTTCCTAATAATACAAAAATAAACCTCTTTTATATGCAAATACTTTTGTCGTGTGCTAAAGACATGATTGCCCAAACCGAGTGCGCAAAAATTCAACAAACTGAACCCCTCTTTCTTCAACAAGCCATTGATAATGCTCGTGAAATGGCTGCTTATTCGGCAGAAGAGCTGTCGAGTATGCTCAAAATCAACGCTCAACTGGGTGCAATCAACAAAATGCGCTACAACAATTTCATGCTCCCTCAAACCACGCTCCCAGCGGTTTTGGCTTATTCGGGCATTGCATATAAATATTTAAATGCGCAGTCGTTTTCTAAAAAACAGATGAATTTCGCTCAAAAACACCTGTGGATCACCTCGTTTTTATATGGTCTTTTGCGCCCATGCGACGGCATTCAGAACTACCGACTCGAGGGAAATGTGGTGCTACCCAATAACAATATGTCGATGTTCGACTTTTGGAAACCTCTGCTTACCGATTGTTTAATCGACTCTGTGAAGCAAGACGACAGCATACTTGTGTATCTTGCCAGTGCCGAAATGAAACGTTTGTTCGACTGGAAGAGGGTTACTAAGGAGATAAAAGTTATTCAACCTGATTTTATGGTGCACAAAGACGGAAAGCTAAAAAGCATTGTTGTGTATGCAAAGATGTGCCGAGGAACGATGACTAGATACATCATTGAGAACGAATGCAAGCATATCGACCAATTAAAAGACTTCGATTTTGAAGGTTTCGAGTTTCATTCTGAAGATAAAAAAGCAGGTAAACTGCTCTTCACACTCGGTTAATTGCAAACGAAGTGCTCGTCTTTACCTCAACACGCCCGCCTCTTTTGTTGGTGGGTTGTGTGCTAAATAATCCAACTTAATGATGCTCTTTTGTGGAAAAGCTTTATTTAAAAGATCAGGAAAAGGGTCAAACAATAGCTTTCAATAGGCTTCATTGGATGCCATAACACACCTATATATATTCCTTTCTCTTTAAACTTGTGTTTAGTTTTATTTATTAATATTAAATATATGTATAAAAAATAAACCTTTATAAATCATTATATATATTTGCATTGATAAACCTAAACGGCTAAACAATCAATAGCTATACAATAAAACAAAGCCCTCTCGATATCTTTTATCGAGGTCTTATGTTCGAACAGAGCATTAATAAATCTATAAATAAATGAAAACAGGAAAAATTTTCCCAGTAAGTGTTTTTCTATCTTGCTGCTGTTTAGAAGCATTTGCAAGTACACCTGCCAACTCTACTCATCTTTTAGGTAGAAGTTCAATGGATCTTAGCCCAAATGTAACAGCTTTAGAGAACCGAGAAGCACAACAGTCTAACAGTGATGTTAAGGTAACAGGAAGAGTTGTAGACGAAGCAGGCGAGCCTGTTATTGGTGCAACCATTCGCATAAAAGGCGCAAAAGCTGCTAC
This genomic window contains:
- the pncB gene encoding nicotinate phosphoribosyltransferase, whose amino-acid sequence is MNQIIQHFTDNDAYTFSCQYYVLQKYPRAEVEYTFFDRNKTVYPKGFDQLVQEQIALMPNVVITEEEIHFMEEKMYYLPKWFFTFLRGYRFNPSEVSVSQDEEGHLAISIRGKWYSTIMWEMPILTIISELMHTLLGDIERYDAQREEQRAREKAIEILSNGLVLSDMGTRRRLSFAHHDMVVRVLKEVYQEKGTTDSEGFHAWSGKLVGTSNVYFAMKHQLTPIGTMSHQIIEFEENVSGVFECNFNVMRKFSDVYDGDNGIYLYDCFGDKVFFNNLSKRMAMMFTGLRVDSGVEEDQVEKIISKYKQLGINPQTKQVVFSNGLNIKRAIEIHKYVDGRMQDSYGIGTFLTCDVENANAMNIVVKLTQCRITENREWHDCVKLSNDKGKTLGNPEKCAYLLKMIK
- a CDS encoding YaaA family protein, translated to MQILLSCAKDMIAQTECAKIQQTEPLFLQQAIDNAREMAAYSAEELSSMLKINAQLGAINKMRYNNFMLPQTTLPAVLAYSGIAYKYLNAQSFSKKQMNFAQKHLWITSFLYGLLRPCDGIQNYRLEGNVVLPNNNMSMFDFWKPLLTDCLIDSVKQDDSILVYLASAEMKRLFDWKRVTKEIKVIQPDFMVHKDGKLKSIVVYAKMCRGTMTRYIIENECKHIDQLKDFDFEGFEFHSEDKKAGKLLFTLG